A window of Cytobacillus sp. FSL H8-0458 genomic DNA:
AATATTTTTCCCGAAAATCGTGAAGTCTCCAAGCAGGCTGAATGACAACGCAGCAGGAATCCCGGCGGCAAACATGACTATGCCGGAGATCCAGGAGATTTTTTTCCGTGAATGCTTTCCGTTCTCGATGAAGGCTGAGACGATGATTTCCAGCATGCTGAACGATGAGGTCAGGGTTGCAAATAAGAAAAGCAGCAGGAAGATCGCCAGGAACACTTCTCCTAATGGGATCTGTGAAAAGACAGCCGGCAGGACCATGAACAGCAGCCCCGGGCCTTCCGCCGGTTCAAATCCGAATGCAAATACAACCGGGAAAATCGCCAATCCTGCCAGGACTGAGATGATGATGTTCATGATGACAACAGATCCGGCAGACGTTGGAATGCTGACTTTCTTATCCAGGTATGAGCTGTACGTGACCATACAGGAAAAGCCGACTGCTAATGCAAAGAATGATTGTCCCAATGCATAGAGTGCAGATTCGCCTGTGATTTTACTAAAGTCCGGGTTCAGGAAGAACTTGACCCCTTCCATTGCTCCATCCAGCGTCAAAGCGCGTATGACAAGCACAATAAAAAAGATGAATAATAGCGGCATCATGTATTTGCTTGCAGCTTCAATCCCGTTTTGGATTCCGAATGTAATGACGACAATATTAATAAGAAGGAACACAGCAAGTCCCATTAGCGTCCAGCTTGGTGTCGAAGTGATCATGCCAAATAGTTCCGGATAGGCTGCACCCGGCTTGATTATTTGTCCGCCGATCGACAGAACTGTGTAAATCAGCACCCAGCCCCCAACAACCGAGTAAAAGCTCAGCAGCAGGAAGCAGCCAATCACCCCAAGCTTCCCGGTAATCGTCCACAGGCTGTTTGGCGCCAGTTTATAATAGGCAGACACGGCTTCCTTCTGTGCGCCCCGCCCGATTATAAATTCTGAAATGAGCATCGGCATACCCACCAGGATCGTAAATGCGATAAACATCAGCAAAAAGGCGCCACCGCCGCTTGTTCCGGCTACGTACGGGAACTTCCAGATGGCCCCCAGGCCAATCGCCGCACCGGCCGAGGACATAATAAAGCCGAATTTAGATGACCATTGCTCTCGATTTGTACTCATAGTTTCCCCCCTGTTGTGCAGTTTTTTTTATTTTTATAGGTGGTTCGGACTCTGGCAGCTGTTTTCTTGCTGGTTGTGTCCGAAGTTGATCCGGATTCAGACTCTGACTTCTGTTTTTCCGCTGGTTGAGTCTAAAGTTTAACCGGGTTCCGACTCTCATTGCGGTTTTTTCGCTGATTGTGTCTGAAGTTGGTCCGGGTTCGGACTCTGACTCCGGTTTTTCCGCTGGTTGCGTCCGAAGTTGAACCGGGTTCCGACTCTCATTGCGGTTTTTTCGCTGATTGTGTCTGAAGTTGATCCGGGTTCGAACTCTGCCTCAGGGTTTTCAGCTG
This region includes:
- a CDS encoding sodium-dependent transporter → MSTNREQWSSKFGFIMSSAGAAIGLGAIWKFPYVAGTSGGGAFLLMFIAFTILVGMPMLISEFIIGRGAQKEAVSAYYKLAPNSLWTITGKLGVIGCFLLLSFYSVVGGWVLIYTVLSIGGQIIKPGAAYPELFGMITSTPSWTLMGLAVFLLINIVVITFGIQNGIEAASKYMMPLLFIFFIVLVIRALTLDGAMEGVKFFLNPDFSKITGESALYALGQSFFALAVGFSCMVTYSSYLDKKVSIPTSAGSVVIMNIIISVLAGLAIFPVVFAFGFEPAEGPGLLFMVLPAVFSQIPLGEVFLAIFLLLFLFATLTSSFSMLEIIVSAFIENGKHSRKKISWISGIVMFAAGIPAALSFSLLGDFTIFGKNIFDATDYLVSNILLPLGCLLIALFVSLRMDKGLVKEEFLLGSDISPAMYTAWSILMKVVVPVTIVVVFMSTLGVI